The Thalassotalea sp. LPB0316 nucleotide sequence ACGACGCTGACTTAGCTAAAACACGTCAAATTTTAGCTGACGTCGTTGCTAAAGATGAGCGCGTATTAACCGACCAACCAGTGACCATTGGCGTCAGTGAATTAGCTGATAGTTCAGTTAATATTGTTGTTCGCCCGTGGGTAAATTCAGGTGATTACTGGCCTGTATATTTTAATTTATTAGAAAACATCAAGGTTGCGTTAGACGAAGCTGGGATTGAAATTCCATACCCACAAATGTCTGTGCACCTTAATAACGAGAGTAAAAATGAAGACTAAGATGAATGTTTTGGCACTAGCACTAGTGCCATTTATCTCGCTCGCTCAAGACGACACCACATCTAAAGAACCCGAGTTAACAACGGCTATTGAACTCGGCTTCTTGTTAAAAACGGGTAATACCAATAGTGCGGATATTAGAGCTGGTGCAGAGTTACGTTACGATCTTGAGCACTGGCGCAACTCATTAAACTTCAATATCTTGGGTAAAAAAGGTGAAGTCACCGATGAAGAAGGTAATGATAAATGGGTAACCTCAGATCAAACCTGGAATATCGCTGGTAAAACAAACTACATTCTTAATGAGCGCGGTACAAACTACATCTACGGCAGTGGTGACTACAAGCAAGATCGCTTTAGTGGTTTTGAGTCACAATCTTCAATGTCAACAGGTTGGGGTCGCCGTTGGTACAAAACAGAAGTAGCAAGCTTTGACGCCGATATTGGTCCGGGTTTTAAACGTGATGTAGTTTCGGCAACAGAAACTACAGCAGAAGAAACTAGAGATGCTTTTATTATTCAAGCTTCGGGCCTGTACTTGCACAAAATCAACTCTCACGTTCAATTTCGCCAATTTGTTTCAGCTAAATATGCACCTAAAAATGGTGAAAACAATGTCTATCGCAGTGAAACGTCAGTCATTACTAAGCTAATTGAAACGTTACAACTCAAGTTTTCATTGAATATTGATCACAACAGTGTCGTTGAACCTGGCACCAAGAAAACCGATACAGAAACGGCAGTAACGCTTGTCTATAGTTTCTAACGGTAGCTATTTATAATGTAAAAAAGGGTCAGTGTAAAAATTACGCTGACCCTTTTTTTATTAACCAGTATTGCGCATACCTGTCGCGATACCAGCCATAGTGACCATAAGCAGCTGCTCGTAAACAGGGTGTTCAGGATTGGCTCTAAGTCGCTTTAATGCCTCTATTTGCATTAAGTGCAGTGGTAACAAGTAAGGTTGTCGCAGTTCAAACGAGCTTAAATTCCAACGGTCTCGCTCCATTGCCTGACGTTGACCGAGTAATTGCAAGACGGTTTGCTCATCTTCTTTTAATTGTGATCTAAGTTTATCGCCAAGTGGTTTTAAGCCTTCTTCAACTAGCGCTTCGTCATATAAAGCTGCAACTTGCGGATCTGACTTTAAATAAACCATTTCAGTTAATGAAATACGCGAATTAAAGTAAGGCCATTGCGCTAACATTTCTTGCATAACCGCTTTATTGTCAAGATTGTTTGCGAGTGCTTGACCTAAGCCAAGCCAACTCGGCACCACTAACCTGTTTTGACTCCAAGCGAAAATCCATGGAATAGCACGCAGAGATTCGATACCACCATCAGCTCGGCGTTTACTCGGCCGAGAACCCAAAGGTAATGATGATAGCTCTTGCTCAGGTGTTGCTTGGCGAAAATAACGGACAAAATCAGTCTTATCTTGGACATAACTGCGATATTGTTGGCAGCTTTCTTGTGCCATTTTCTCCATCAACGCGCGCCACGAAGCCTTGGGTTTTGGTGGTGGCAAAATGAGTGAAGACAAGATAGCTGAAGCGTATAGATGTAGCGAACGCACTGCCAAATTGGGTAAGCCGAATTTGTAGCGAATAGTCTCGCCCTGCTCAGTTACTCGCAGCCCGCCAGCCAATGTACCGGGTGGTTGTGAGGCGATTGCCGCATTCGCTGGCCCGCCGCCACGACCAATAGTACCACCGCGACCATGGAATAGTTTTAACTCGACATCTCGCTCGGCAAATACCTCAACCAATGCTTCTTGCGCGGTATATTGCCCCCAAGTTGCTGCTAATACCCCGGCATCTTTTGCTGAATCACTATAACCAATCATGACATAATGCTTGCCATCACAGCGCGCGCGATAATCACTGATATCAAGTAACGATGACATCACTTTAGGTGCGTTGTTTAAGTCGTCTAAGGTTTCAAATAACGGCGCTATTGGCATTCGCCACGATAAACCAACAGCTTTTTGTAAAAGTGCCACCAACAAAACGTCACTGACATGACTAGCCATTGAGATAATATAGATGCCAAGCATTTCTTTCGGTTGACGCGCGATCATCTCATAGGTATCGAGTACTTCTTGAACATCACTAGAAAACTCAACATCAGGGATCAGGGGGCGACTATTGTTTAATTCTTTGATTAAAAAATTAACACGGGTTTGCTCATCCCATGACTCATAATCGCCTAGTCCAAGTGCTTGGGTGATTTCAGCCATCGCTTGATTGTGACGTTCACTGTGTTGACGAATATCGAGCTTAACCATCGAGATGCCAAAACAGTGCACTTTGCGAATCAGATCGAGTAATGATGAATTAGCGCTACGCGATAATCCATGAGCAAGGAGGCTTTCTCGACAGCGATAAAGTGGCTCGAGTAACTCATCTTTTGACTCTATCGTCCCTTGTGTTATGCCATCACTAAGCAAACTAATCGTCTGTTTTAGGCTCTTGATGACTTGCTTAAGTTGATGGCGATACGGGCCAATGTGCTCGACATCAGCGACCAACAAAGCGTCGTTTGCATTATTCATTGAAAGCTCTAAATACAGTTCGGTGAAATCCTGCAAGTAAAGTTCAGCAGCGCGCAAACGCGCATTCAACAATGCCTGTTCGCTCAAAGTTGCTGTCACAAAGGGGTTACCATCGCGATCACCGGCCATCCAGCTCGCCATAGTGATTGGCGCATAATCTAATGCTAAAGCTTGGCCTGTGATTTGTTGTGCGACATCGTCTAACTCACGGATAAACTTTGGTACCGCCGTCCACAAACTGTCAGCGATCACATCTAAACCCCAACGAGATTCATCAAGGGGTGTTGGTCTTTCATTGCGAATTTCATTGGTAAACCAAGCTTGTTCTATCAGTTCAGCGATCCGCGAAGTGTCGTCAGGATTTTCTTCTAACTCTAAGGCAATCTGATGATATTTATGGATAAAAGTTCTGCGGTTGACCTCAGTAGGATGTGCAGTAAGAACCAATTCTACGTGTAATTTACTCAAAGCTTTAGCGAATGCTTCGGGCGAAACATCACCGAGCTTTTGCTGGAGTGCCGCTAACGGATGGGCCAAATCGAGTTCAGCCAACCCTTGCTCACTGACAGTATATTGCTGCTCGGCAATATTTGAGAGATTTAAAAACTGACTAAACGCACGCGCATAAACCAGTAAATCTTGCTCATTGGTTTTGCTAAATAACCCTTGAAGCGTTTCAAGTGCTTGCTCATCGCTGAGTGTGACATCGCGACTTAAATGCCGAATAACTTCGATTTTATCGACCCACTCATCGCCTTTTTCCACTGCAATCGTTTGCCCAAGTAACTGGCCCAATACTCGAACGTTATTGCGAATCGCATCTAACATAATCCCTACCTAAGGTTAACATTGTCGTATTGGCAGGTTAATCTTGCATAATTATTAATTCCAATATATATAAACTAATAAATGTATTTACTTTTATCTATATATGTTTCCAACGAATCGTACACCTACTATAAGGCAACTCCAGTTATTTTCGGCGTTAGTTGAAACCCAAAGCGTTTCTAAAACCGCCGAACGTTTGTTCATTGCCCAACCTTCGGTGTCGATCCAACTTAAAAAGTTAAGCGAATTACTCGGTGTTGAGTTATATCATCAACGCGGTAAACAAATCGTGATCACAGAAGTCGGACAAACGGTTTATCGCGCGGCACAGCAAATTGCCTGTAGCTTTGAAAATTTAGCGATTGAACTCAATGCTTATAACGGTTTACAAGCAGGCACACTGAGATTGTGTATTGTTTCAACAGCACAACACTTTATGCCTCAGATCCTCGGGCCATTTTGCCGTGAGTTTCCGAATATCGACGTAGAACTTACGATAAAAAATCGCAAAACCGTGATCGAGCGAGCAATGCAAAACCTCGACGATTTTTATGTGTTAAGTCACTGCCCTGATGATTTAGCGCTGATCAAGATGCCATTTCTCCATAACGATTTAGTGGTTATTGCGCCAGAGCGGCATGAATTGACCCGAAAACCCTCTGTCTCGCTTAATAGAATTATTCACTACCCCTTTATTTTGCGAGAGAAAGGCTCTGGTACCCGAACCACTATTGATAACTTTTGTCGGCAACACAATATCGCTTTGCATCAACGGATGATGGTAGAGAGCAATGATGCAATAAAAAATATGGTCGCAGAGGGGTTGGGATTGGCAATATTGAGTCGTCATTCAGTAGAAAATAATCCGACAACCGGTGTTGTTACCCTGCCTGTTGAGCATTTTCCAATTGTTAGTGACTGGTATTTAGTGCACAGTAAACAGCGCAAGCTATCACTACTTGCCCAAGCCTTTAGCGACTATATTCACCAGCACCATGTCAAACGCCGTTAGCTATGCCTTTGTTTAATCAAATACTTTGCTAGGCTTTTGACATTTTAACGAGAAATACTGTGTCAAAAATAAAAAAAGCCCGCTTGCGCGGGCTATTAAGGTTCAAAACTAACTAACTTTTCTAGAGAAACTAGTTTCGAATTAACCAAATTGGTTCATGGTGTTGTCTTTACCAGCCGCTTTTAGTGCAGCTTCACCAGCAAAGTATTCTTTGTGATCGTCACCGATATCAGAACCTGCCATGTTTTGGTGTTTAACACATGCGATACCTTGGCGAATTTCCTTACGTTGAACACCTTTAACGTAGCCTAACATGCCTTCATCACCGAAGTATTCTTTAGCTAAGTTATCAGTTGATAACGCCGCGGTGTGGTATGTTGGTAACGTAATTAAGTGATGGAAAATACCCGCTTCACGTGCTGCATCTGCTTGGAACGTACGAATACGGTTATCAGCTTCAATACTTAGTTCAGTCGCATCATATTCAGCGCTCATTAAGTTGTTGCGATCGTATGCTGAAACGTCTTTGCCCTCTTCAACCCATGAATCGAAAACTTGCTGACGGAAGTTAAGCGTCCAGTTGAACGATGGCGAGTTGTTGTAAACTAGCTTAGCGTTCGGGATAACTTTGCGAATCTCATTGACCATGCCACCGATTTGACCGATATGTGGTTTTTCCGTTTCAATCCACAATAAGTCAGCACCGTTTTGTAGTGAAGTAATCGAGTCTAAAACACAACGCTCTTCACCGGTACCCTGGCGGAACTGGAATAAGTTAGATGCTAAACGCTTAGGACGAAGTAACTTACCGCCGCGGTTGATAACAACATCACCGTTGGCTAAATCACTTGCTGCAACTTCTTCACAATCTAAGAATGAGTTGTATTGGTCACCTAAGTCACCCGGCTCTTTGGTTACCGCGATTTGTTTGGTTAAACCAGCGCCTAATGAGTCAGTACGAGCAACGATTACGCCGTCATCGACACCTAACTCTAAGAATGCGTAACGAACCGCGCGAATCTTAGCTAAGAAATCTTCGTGAGGCACGGTTACTTTACCGTCTTGGTGACCACATTGCTTTTCATCTGATACTTGGTTTTCAATCTGGATACAACACGCACCGGCTTCAATCATTTTCTTAGCCAGTAAGTAAGTTGCTTCAGCGTTACCAAAACCAGCATCAATATCAGCAATAATTGGTACAACATGGGTAACATGGTTATCAATTTTGCTTTGTACTTCTTTAGCTTTTGCTTCATCACCCGCTTCACGTGCTGCGTCAAGTTCACGGTAGTAACCGCCTAATTCACGTGCATCTGCTTGACGTAAGAAGGTGTAAAGCTCTTCAATTAATGCTGCAACTGACGTTTTTTCGTGCATTGATTGGTCTGGTAATGGGCCAAATTCAGAGCGAAGTGCGGCAACCATCCAACCAGAAAGGTAAAGGTAACGACGATCAGTATTTTCAAAATGCTTCTTGATTGAAATCATTTTTTGCTGACCGATAAAGCCATGCCAACAACCTAACGACTGAGTATATTTGGCAGGGTCTGCATCATAGTTGTCCATATCTTGACGCATAATTTTCGCCGTGTATTTAGCAATATCTAAACCCGTTTTGAAACGGTTTTGAAGGCGCATGCGAGCTACAGATTCTGCCGAGATAGCATTCCAACCTTCGTTTTGAGAAGAGATTAGCGATGCTGCATTATCAATTTCTTGGGTATAAGTCGACATAGCGTTTCCTTAAATCAATGTAATGTGGTTTTAAAAGTTTTCATCGAGAACGTCATCAATACTAAACCCCAAAAAACACATAACTGAAATATATTATTAGCATTACCACTATTCACCAAAATGATAATAGAGTTATAACTCTAAACAAGATATTTGTTTTTTAGTTTATAAACAATAAGTTAAAAACCAACAAACACAATTAAAACTAAAGTCTTAGTGCTAAATCAAGAAAAACATTTGCTGAAACAAACCAATTAGCACTATAGTGCACATGAAGAAGAATTATTAA carries:
- a CDS encoding YdiY family protein, producing the protein MKTKMNVLALALVPFISLAQDDTTSKEPELTTAIELGFLLKTGNTNSADIRAGAELRYDLEHWRNSLNFNILGKKGEVTDEEGNDKWVTSDQTWNIAGKTNYILNERGTNYIYGSGDYKQDRFSGFESQSSMSTGWGRRWYKTEVASFDADIGPGFKRDVVSATETTAEETRDAFIIQASGLYLHKINSHVQFRQFVSAKYAPKNGENNVYRSETSVITKLIETLQLKFSLNIDHNSVVEPGTKKTDTETAVTLVYSF
- the ppc gene encoding phosphoenolpyruvate carboxylase → MLDAIRNNVRVLGQLLGQTIAVEKGDEWVDKIEVIRHLSRDVTLSDEQALETLQGLFSKTNEQDLLVYARAFSQFLNLSNIAEQQYTVSEQGLAELDLAHPLAALQQKLGDVSPEAFAKALSKLHVELVLTAHPTEVNRRTFIHKYHQIALELEENPDDTSRIAELIEQAWFTNEIRNERPTPLDESRWGLDVIADSLWTAVPKFIRELDDVAQQITGQALALDYAPITMASWMAGDRDGNPFVTATLSEQALLNARLRAAELYLQDFTELYLELSMNNANDALLVADVEHIGPYRHQLKQVIKSLKQTISLLSDGITQGTIESKDELLEPLYRCRESLLAHGLSRSANSSLLDLIRKVHCFGISMVKLDIRQHSERHNQAMAEITQALGLGDYESWDEQTRVNFLIKELNNSRPLIPDVEFSSDVQEVLDTYEMIARQPKEMLGIYIISMASHVSDVLLVALLQKAVGLSWRMPIAPLFETLDDLNNAPKVMSSLLDISDYRARCDGKHYVMIGYSDSAKDAGVLAATWGQYTAQEALVEVFAERDVELKLFHGRGGTIGRGGGPANAAIASQPPGTLAGGLRVTEQGETIRYKFGLPNLAVRSLHLYASAILSSLILPPPKPKASWRALMEKMAQESCQQYRSYVQDKTDFVRYFRQATPEQELSSLPLGSRPSKRRADGGIESLRAIPWIFAWSQNRLVVPSWLGLGQALANNLDNKAVMQEMLAQWPYFNSRISLTEMVYLKSDPQVAALYDEALVEEGLKPLGDKLRSQLKEDEQTVLQLLGQRQAMERDRWNLSSFELRQPYLLPLHLMQIEALKRLRANPEHPVYEQLLMVTMAGIATGMRNTG
- a CDS encoding LysR family transcriptional regulator — encoded protein: MFPTNRTPTIRQLQLFSALVETQSVSKTAERLFIAQPSVSIQLKKLSELLGVELYHQRGKQIVITEVGQTVYRAAQQIACSFENLAIELNAYNGLQAGTLRLCIVSTAQHFMPQILGPFCREFPNIDVELTIKNRKTVIERAMQNLDDFYVLSHCPDDLALIKMPFLHNDLVVIAPERHELTRKPSVSLNRIIHYPFILREKGSGTRTTIDNFCRQHNIALHQRMMVESNDAIKNMVAEGLGLAILSRHSVENNPTTGVVTLPVEHFPIVSDWYLVHSKQRKLSLLAQAFSDYIHQHHVKRR
- a CDS encoding isocitrate lyase, with the protein product MSTYTQEIDNAASLISSQNEGWNAISAESVARMRLQNRFKTGLDIAKYTAKIMRQDMDNYDADPAKYTQSLGCWHGFIGQQKMISIKKHFENTDRRYLYLSGWMVAALRSEFGPLPDQSMHEKTSVAALIEELYTFLRQADARELGGYYRELDAAREAGDEAKAKEVQSKIDNHVTHVVPIIADIDAGFGNAEATYLLAKKMIEAGACCIQIENQVSDEKQCGHQDGKVTVPHEDFLAKIRAVRYAFLELGVDDGVIVARTDSLGAGLTKQIAVTKEPGDLGDQYNSFLDCEEVAASDLANGDVVINRGGKLLRPKRLASNLFQFRQGTGEERCVLDSITSLQNGADLLWIETEKPHIGQIGGMVNEIRKVIPNAKLVYNNSPSFNWTLNFRQQVFDSWVEEGKDVSAYDRNNLMSAEYDATELSIEADNRIRTFQADAAREAGIFHHLITLPTYHTAALSTDNLAKEYFGDEGMLGYVKGVQRKEIRQGIACVKHQNMAGSDIGDDHKEYFAGEAALKAAGKDNTMNQFG